One part of the Lycium ferocissimum isolate CSIRO_LF1 chromosome 8, AGI_CSIRO_Lferr_CH_V1, whole genome shotgun sequence genome encodes these proteins:
- the LOC132068771 gene encoding PHD finger protein ALFIN-LIKE 4-like isoform X2, with amino-acid sequence MEGGGQYNPRTVEEVFRDLKGRRAALIKALTTDVEEFYQQCDPEKENLCLYGFPSEQWEVNLPAEEVPPELPEPALGINFARDGMQEKDWLALVAVHSDAWLLSVAFYFGARFGFDKADRKRLFNMINDLPTIYEIVTGAAKKQVKDKSSVSNHSSTKSKSNSKVGKFAKVEVKDEDEGLDEEEEEHGDTLCGACGENYASDEFWICCDLCERWFHGKCVKITPAKAEHIKQYKCPSCSNKRPRP; translated from the exons atggaAGGAGGGGGACAGTATAATCCTCGGACTGTGGAAGAAGTATTTAGGGATTTAAAAGGGCGTCGTGCTGCTTTAATCAAAGCCCTTACCACTG ATGTGGAGGAATTTTATCAGCAGTGTGACCCTG AAAAGGAAAATCTTTGCCTCTATGGATTTCCAAGCGAGCAATGGGAAGTCAATTTGCCAGCTGAGGAGGTGCCTCCTGAGCTTCCAGAGCCAGCACTAGGTATAAACTTTGCCAGAGATGGTATGCAGGAAAAGGACTGGTTAGCCCTAGTTGCTGTTCATAGTGATGCATGGTTACTCTCTGTTGCCTTTTATTTTGGTGCCAGATTTGGTTTCGACAAAGCTGATAG GAAACGCCTGTTCAATATGATAAATGATCTTCCAACTATTTATGAAATTGTCACTGGAGCTGCCAAGAAGCAAGTAAAGGATAAATCATCAGTCTCTAATCATAGCAGCACCAAATCCAAGTCGAACTCTAAAGTG GGTAAATTCGCAAAGGTTGAAGTAAAAGATGAGGATGAAGGATTAGATGAAGAGGAGGAAGAGCATGGCGATACCCTGTGTGGGGCATGTGGTGAGAACTATGCTTCAGATGAATTTTGGATTTGCTGTGACTTATGCGAGAGGTGGTTCCATGGGAAGTGCGTGAAGATCACACCTGCCAAGGCTGAGCATATAAAGCAGTACAAATGCCCATCATGCAGCAACAAGAGGCCACGCCCTTGA
- the LOC132068771 gene encoding PHD finger protein ALFIN-LIKE 4-like isoform X1 encodes MEGGGQYNPRTVEEVFRDLKGRRAALIKALTTGIPTLFPYLSQFISYFDLDVEEFYQQCDPEKENLCLYGFPSEQWEVNLPAEEVPPELPEPALGINFARDGMQEKDWLALVAVHSDAWLLSVAFYFGARFGFDKADRKRLFNMINDLPTIYEIVTGAAKKQVKDKSSVSNHSSTKSKSNSKVGKFAKVEVKDEDEGLDEEEEEHGDTLCGACGENYASDEFWICCDLCERWFHGKCVKITPAKAEHIKQYKCPSCSNKRPRP; translated from the exons atggaAGGAGGGGGACAGTATAATCCTCGGACTGTGGAAGAAGTATTTAGGGATTTAAAAGGGCGTCGTGCTGCTTTAATCAAAGCCCTTACCACTGGTATCCCTACGCTATTCCCTTATCTATCCCAATTTATCTCATACTTTGACCTCG ATGTGGAGGAATTTTATCAGCAGTGTGACCCTG AAAAGGAAAATCTTTGCCTCTATGGATTTCCAAGCGAGCAATGGGAAGTCAATTTGCCAGCTGAGGAGGTGCCTCCTGAGCTTCCAGAGCCAGCACTAGGTATAAACTTTGCCAGAGATGGTATGCAGGAAAAGGACTGGTTAGCCCTAGTTGCTGTTCATAGTGATGCATGGTTACTCTCTGTTGCCTTTTATTTTGGTGCCAGATTTGGTTTCGACAAAGCTGATAG GAAACGCCTGTTCAATATGATAAATGATCTTCCAACTATTTATGAAATTGTCACTGGAGCTGCCAAGAAGCAAGTAAAGGATAAATCATCAGTCTCTAATCATAGCAGCACCAAATCCAAGTCGAACTCTAAAGTG GGTAAATTCGCAAAGGTTGAAGTAAAAGATGAGGATGAAGGATTAGATGAAGAGGAGGAAGAGCATGGCGATACCCTGTGTGGGGCATGTGGTGAGAACTATGCTTCAGATGAATTTTGGATTTGCTGTGACTTATGCGAGAGGTGGTTCCATGGGAAGTGCGTGAAGATCACACCTGCCAAGGCTGAGCATATAAAGCAGTACAAATGCCCATCATGCAGCAACAAGAGGCCACGCCCTTGA
- the LOC132068772 gene encoding protein PLASTID MOVEMENT IMPAIRED 1-RELATED 1-like: MLSRMDSRKKIGEKPGNGKLLNDIETISKALYLDKTQPRLLMSTASSRSKSVGKARLPELPKSKNKDNGRDLSDKDSSNKKSIWSWKSLKSLTQVKNRRFNCCFSLQVHCVEGMPAFFNDLSLVVHWRRRDGELMTCPVVVCEGVADFEEQLSYTCSIYGSRNGPHHSAKYEAKHCLLYASVYGTPELDLGKHRVDLTRFLPLTLEELEDDKSSGNWTTSFRLSGKAKGASMNVSFGYHIVGNGNTSANRDILEVRNMRQNSASAAKLLAQSEQSDDLSIIRRAGSVPARSSTSQQSAEDVKDLHEILPTPSSDLSKSVEVLYQKLEEEKLEASFEFKPEIDVFSNNTVDNLKPELALLSDPVKGNVENDCEVGDFSIIEQGIELPLKELEGKEDDSMKTFDGSVTERLVPDSTLKMPIEEEAQPVLLAKGLDSENEDLAVSANNLETDESAKELIMRELESALNSFSDLENEGLDSQEHGNEVLNHDSYLDAKANNRELRKGKSLSVDYVNESVAGDFLDMLGIEHSPFGPSSESEPDSPRERLLRQFEKDTLASGCSLFNLDPDIEEFASDAPSVSQWSSICDNFGYSSAAPSYEEMPKIEIGETINKTRASMLEDLETEVLMHEWGLNEKSFEYSPPKSSSGFGSPIDVPPEDPYQLPPLGEGLGNLLQTKNGGFLRSMNPAIFKNAECGGSLIMQVSSPVVVPAEMGSGIMDILQHLASIGIEKLSMQASKLMPLEDMTGKTVEQIAWENAPTLEGPERQDLLQHEVEFGQNMASSSQSKKGKLRGPMYSKLESSSTTHMDGEYVSLEDLAPLAMDKIEALSIEGLKIQTDMSDEDAPSNISAQFSAFEGQKVNLGGAVGLEGAGGLKLLDIKGNGDDVDGLMGLSLTLDEWMRLDSGEIDDEDEISERTSKLLAAHHAISTDVFRGRSKGEKRRGKSRKCGLLGNNFTVALMVQLRDPMRNYEPVGTPMLALVQVERVFVPPKPKIYNTVSVVRNNNEDDDDESAPPKKDSNVDIKEEKIPEVDPIAQYKITEVHVAGLKTEQGKKKLWGSATQEQSGSRWLVANGMGKKNKHPLMKSKAAASRSSKAAAPSATTTVQPGDTLWSISSRVHGTGAKWKEIAALNPHIRNPNVILPNEKIRLR; this comes from the exons ATGTTATCAAGAATGGATTCTAGGAAGAAAATAGGTGAGaagcctggaaatgggaagttgtTGAATGATATTGAAACTATAAGTAAAGCCCTATATTTGGATAAAACCCAACCTCGGCTTTTGATGTCTACAGCTAGTAGTCGTTCCAAGTCTGTTGGGAAAGCGCGTTTACCGGAGCTGCCCAAATCGAAGAATAAAGACAATGGTAGAGATTTATCAGACAAGGATAGTAGTAATAAGAAGTCTATATGGAGTTGGAAGAGCTTAAAGTCGTTAACTCAGGTTAAAAATCGAAGGTTTAATTGCTGTTTTTCGCTTCAAGTCCATTGTGTTGAAGGGATGCCAGCATTTTTTAATGACCTTAGCCTTGTCGTGCATTGGAGGAGGCGAGATGGTGAGTTGATGACATGTCCAGTTGTGGTTTGTGAAGGTGTAGCTGACTTCGAGGAACAGTTGAGTTATACGTGTTCGATATATGGTAGTAGGAATGGCCCTCATCATTCAGCAAAGTATGAGGCAAAACATTGTTTGTTATATGCTTCAGTTTACGGTACTCCTGAACTTGACTTGGGGAAGCATCGGGTTGACCTTACCAGGTTTCTTCCTCTTACACTGGAAGAATTAGAGGATGACAAGAGCTCGGGTAATTGGACAACTAGTTTCAGGTTGTCAGGTAAGGCTAAAGGTGCAAGCATGAACGTTAGTTTTGGGTATCATATAGTGGGAAATGGGAACACATCTGCCAATAGGGACATTCTTGAGGTGCGGAACATGAGGCAGAACAGTGCAAGTGCTGCAAAGCTTCTTGCACAATCTGAGCAAAGTGATGATCTAAGCATAATAAGGCGAGCTGGAAGCGTTCCTGCTCGGTCTTCTACTTCACAGCAGTCTGCAGAAGATGTAAAAGATCTTCATGAGATTTTACCAACGCCGAGCTCTGACCTTTCCAAATCTGTAGAAGTGCTGTATCAGAAGCTTGAGGAAGAGAAGTTGGAAGCTTCATTTGAGTTCAAACCAGAGATTGATGTGTTCTCTAATAACACTGTTGATAACCTCAAACCAGAATTGGCCTTGTTATCAGATCCTGTGAAGGGAAATGTTGAAAACGACTGTGAAGTTGGTGATTTTTCTATCATAGAGCAAGGCATAGAACTTCCCTTGAAGGAACTGGAGGGAAAAGAAGATGATTCTATGAAAACTTTTGATGGTTCCGTGACAGAGAGACTTGTACCTGATAGTACCTTGAAGATGCCCATTGAAGAGGAGGCCCAGCCTGTATTGTTGGCCAAGGGTCTTGACAGTGAGAATGAAGACCTTGCAGTGAGCGCCAACAATCTCGAGACAGATGAATCAGCAAAAGAATTAATTATGAGAGAATTGGAGTCTGCATTAAACAGTTTCTCTGACTTGGAAAATGAGGGATTAGATTCTCAGGAACATGGCAATGAAGTTTTAAATCATGATAGTTACTTGGATGCTAAAGCGAATAATAGAGAGCTTAGGAAGGGAAAATCCCTCAGCGTGGATTACGTTAATGAATCCGTGGCTGGTGATTTCCTGGATATGCTAGGGATTGAGCACAGTCCATTTGGCCCAAGCTCTGAGAGCGAGCCTGATTCCCCACGAGAACGATTATTGAGGCAATTTGAGAAGGACACTTTGGCTAGTGGGTGTTCTTTGTTTAACCTTGATCCGGACATTGAAGAATTTGCTTCTGATGCTCCAAGTGTATCTCAGTGGAGTAGCATCTGTGATAATTTTGGTTATTCTTCTGCTGCACCGTCATATGAGGAGATGCCTAAgatagaaattggggaaacgatTAACAAAACAAGAGCTTCCATGTTGGAGGACTTGGAGACAGAGGTTTTGATGCATGAGTGGGGCTTGAATGAGAAGTCATTTGAATATTCTCCTCCTAAAAGCTCAAGCGGTTTTGGCAGCCCAATTGATGTGCCTCCTGAAGACCCTTACCAATTGCCTCCTCTTGGAGAAGGCTTAGGAAACTTGCTACAGACAAAAAATGGAGGATTTTTAAGGTCAATGAATCCTGCAATTTTCAAGAATGCTGAGTGTGGAGGGAGTTTGATTATGCAGGTATCCAGTCCAGTAGTGGTGCCTGCAGAAATGGGGTCTGGTATAATGGACATACTGCAGCATTTGGCCTCCATCGGAATAGAAAAACTCTCCATGCAGGCAAGTAAGTTAATGCCTTTGGAAGATATGACTGGGAAGACAGTGGAACAAATAGCCTGGGAAAATGCACCGACCTTAGAAGGACCTGAAAG ACAAGATTTATTGCAACATGAGGTTGAATTTGGGCAAAATATGGCAAGCAGCAGTCAaagtaaaaagggaaaattgcGTGGACCAATGTACAGTAAGTTGGAATCAAGTTCTACCACTCACATGGATGGCGAATATGTATCCTTGGAAGATCTTGCTCCATTGGCAATGGATAAAATTGAAGCCCTTTCAATTGAGGGTTTGAAAATACAGACAGACATGTCAGATGAGGATGCACCTTCAAACATCAGCGCTCAATTTTCAGCCTTTGAGGGACAGAAGGTCAATTTGGGTGGAGCGGTAGGTCTGGAAGGGGCAGGTGGATTGAAGCTTCTGGACATTAAAGGCAATGGTGATGACGTTGATGGGCTTATGGGTTTATCTCTAACACTTGACGAATGGATGAGGTTGGACTCAGGAGAAATTGACGATGAAGATGAGATAAGCGAACGAACCTCCAAACTGCTAGCAGCTCATCATGCCATCAGCACAGACGTGTTTCGGGGCAGGTCGAAGGGAGAGAAGAGGCGCGGAAAAAGTAGGAAGTGTGGTTTGCTGGGAAACAACTTTACGGTGGCACTAATGGTGCAGCTCCGTGATCCTATGCGGAATTATGAGCCAGTTGGTACACCTATGCTTGCTCTTGTTCAAGTCGAGAGAGTGTTTGTACCACCTAAACCTAAGATATACAACACTGTTTCTGTGGTTAGAAACAACAATGAAGATGATGACGATGAATCTGCACCTCCCAAAAAGGACTCGAATGTGGAcatcaaagaagagaaaatccCCGAGGTTGATCCAATCGCACAATACAAAATAACCGAAGTGCATGTTGCAGGTCTTAAGACCGAGCAAGGTAAAAAGAAATTATGGGGTTCCGCGACTCAAGAACAGTCTGGCTCTCGTTGGTTGGTTGCTAATGGAATgggaaagaaaaacaaacatCCATTAATGAAGTCAAAGGCGGCTGCTAGCAGATCTTCAAAGGCAGCTGCTCCATCAGCAACAACCACAGTGCAGCCTGGTGATACACTATGGAGCATATCTTCTAGGGTTCATGGCACAGGCGCTAAATGGAAGGAAATAGCAGCACTAAATCCACATATCCGGAATCCTAATGTAATATTACCTAATGAGAAAATCAGATTGAGATAG
- the LOC132068773 gene encoding uncharacterized protein LOC132068773, with the protein MDQWALFVNYRRNPKTQELCRKNQQSRQNQIPHTGGAKSLARRRAEMKAKGKAVNRGQMWMETHKRKDGSYVSDEARVIGRKLKKFEVQDQNILPKFHQMMHLV; encoded by the exons ATGGACCAGTGGGCACTGTTTGTTAATTATCGCAGAAACCCGAAAACACAG GAGCTTTGTAGGAAGAATCAACAGAGTCGACAAAACCAAATTCCTCATACTGGTGGTGCTAAGAGTTTGGCTAGAAGAAGGGCCGAAATG AAGGCAAAGGGAAAAGCTGTTAATCGAGGCCAAATGTGGATGGAGACTCATAAGAGAAAAGATGGGAGTTATGTATCTGATGAGGCTAGGGTGATTGGG agaaaattgaagaaatttgaaGTGCAAGACCAGAATATCTTACCGAAGTTTCACCAAATGATGCACTTGGTCTAG